ATCGTGGTGACCCTCTGCGGCAAGCGCCTGCGTCCTGTGGTTTCTAAGCCGAAGGAATAGACATGCGTAACGGTGCCGTTACTGTCGGTCCATGACCCACTTGACGGCGTCGGCGATGGTGCTGACTTTCACGATTTCAACTCCCTGAATGCTTTCGGGGAGTTTTCCGTTTTCGGGAATCAGGGCCTGGTTCATCCCCAGTCGTTTGGCCTCTTTCAGCCGCTGCTCCAGAAGGTGGACGCTGCTGATTTCGCCGGAAAGCCCTAGTTCTCCCATGGCGATGGTCTGCCTCGGCACGGGAATTCCCAGATGGTTACTCACGATGGCGAGGGCGAGGGCCAAGTCCGAAGAAGTGTCGTTTACCTTCATGCCGCCCGCGATGCTGGCAAACACGTCGGATGCCCCGATGGAAATGCCGCCGAATTTCTCTAGCAGGGCGAGGATGATGGTGAGCCGTTTGGGATCGATGCCCGCCGCCACCCGCTGGGGCACGGCGAAGTTGGTCTGGCTCACAAGCGCCTGGGTCTCGAAAAGCATGGCCCGGGTGCCTTCCATAGTGCAGCACACCACGTTTCCGGGAGTGGGGGGAGTCCCCTGCTGCAGGAACACGAGGCTTGGGTTCAGCACGGGAGTAAGTCCGTGCCCCGTCATTTCCAAGACTCCGATTTCGTCGGTAGCGCCAAAACGGTTCTTGATGGAGCGGATAATGCGGTACTGGTGATTCCGGTCGCCCTCGAAGTAGATGACGGTATCTACCATGTGTTCCAAAATGCGGGGCCCCGCGATCTGGCCGTCCTTGGTGACATGCCCGATGAGCACGGTAATGCAGCCCGTGTTCTTGGCGAAGACCATCAGGTCCAGGGTACATTCCCGAAGCTGGGACATGGAGCCCGGCGTGCCGGAAAGGTCCTGCTTGTAGACAGTCTGGATGGAGTCGATGACCAGAATCTGGGGCTTTACTTTTTGCGCCTCGTCCAGGATTTTTTCTAGGCTGGTCTCGCACAGCAGAAGCATGTCGCTACCGGCCACGTTCAGCCGTTCGCTCCGGAGTTTCACCTGGACGGCGCTCTCTTCGCCGCTCACATACAGGCTCTTGACTCCGGCGGCGTTCATCACCGCCAGGGTGGAAAGCACCAGCGTGGACTTTCCGATGCCCGGGTCGCCGCCGATAAGCACCAGGGAGCCGGGCGCAAAGCCGCCCCCCAGGACCCGGTCCAGCTCGCTGTTGGCGGTACTGAGCCGCCGGGTGTCTTCGGCGGCCACGTCTTTCAGGGCCACCACCTGGTGTACGGGCCCACCTAGCCCCCGGCCGGAACGGACGCCCTCCGGCGTGATTTCGACGGAATGTTCTTTTAGGGTGCTCCAGGCTCCGCAAAAGGGGCACTTGCCCGCCCACTTGGGGGTGGTGTTTCCGCATTCGGTGCAAAGGTACACCTGCTCTTTTTTAGACTTGTTTTTGACTACTGCTACC
Above is a genomic segment from Fibrobacter sp. containing:
- the radA gene encoding DNA repair protein RadA produces the protein MVAVVKNKSKKEQVYLCTECGNTTPKWAGKCPFCGAWSTLKEHSVEITPEGVRSGRGLGGPVHQVVALKDVAAEDTRRLSTANSELDRVLGGGFAPGSLVLIGGDPGIGKSTLVLSTLAVMNAAGVKSLYVSGEESAVQVKLRSERLNVAGSDMLLLCETSLEKILDEAQKVKPQILVIDSIQTVYKQDLSGTPGSMSQLRECTLDLMVFAKNTGCITVLIGHVTKDGQIAGPRILEHMVDTVIYFEGDRNHQYRIIRSIKNRFGATDEIGVLEMTGHGLTPVLNPSLVFLQQGTPPTPGNVVCCTMEGTRAMLFETQALVSQTNFAVPQRVAAGIDPKRLTIILALLEKFGGISIGASDVFASIAGGMKVNDTSSDLALALAIVSNHLGIPVPRQTIAMGELGLSGEISSVHLLEQRLKEAKRLGMNQALIPENGKLPESIQGVEIVKVSTIADAVKWVMDRQ